Proteins encoded within one genomic window of Candidatus Hepatoplasma crinochetorum Av:
- a CDS encoding P-loop NTPase fold protein, with protein sequence MEKIKDFIIPKGYSIDLIVKEDDHELINAGKIFINELEKEYEKYKENLNREYKNIEKYLNNNSVYFSNEKIDKKSPLTIIDAPWGSGKTFFIESLAKHIIDNNIKTNIFKNIIILDSWKYSNSKNIPDEIISELFYILAIKYGTKENNLKEKLKKFGRLFFNATVLSWANNFGKLDLEKIKPKEEKEIKNLLLDISNIIEPTLIVFDNIERIGKYSWEILKAIFKISQIDNFCFILPMNTKKLKENEYDVDNEYPIEKYIDIPFFKFKQDYLSFLKKFGFKNEEANSINKILNKEIEGQKLSIREVEQRFNKENIKEIENKYEKIKKIVNKIWGSVEEAKKYLYNDLEEFYLKIIELKNNYDEFKKIIIKKYSIKYSNNYENETNNLNLLVEKFYKYEWSFDYKDWFNDFNEVLKELKDYEKRDKNKIEKYEKDIKNKKIQIEKIKENISNLIKLNKEEEQKDLELINYVEIENFKNAINKHNKDIFNLNKEIRNDSINIENIKKKLINLNFYDNFKNLSDLSKKYKTNENNLFKNVNKYLINIFLELLEIKENLNLYEKNIFINKISEKILNINY encoded by the coding sequence ATGGAAAAAATAAAAGATTTTATTATACCTAAGGGTTATTCTATAGATTTAATTGTAAAAGAAGATGATCACGAATTAATTAATGCAGGAAAAATATTTATAAATGAATTAGAAAAAGAATATGAGAAATATAAAGAAAATTTAAATAGAGAATATAAAAATATAGAAAAATATTTAAACAATAATTCAGTTTATTTTTCTAATGAAAAAATAGATAAAAAATCTCCCTTAACAATTATCGATGCTCCTTGAGGAAGTGGTAAAACTTTTTTTATTGAATCATTAGCAAAACATATTATTGATAATAATATAAAAACAAATATTTTTAAAAATATAATAATTTTAGATTCTTGAAAATATTCAAATTCTAAAAATATACCAGATGAAATAATATCTGAATTATTTTATATTCTTGCTATAAAATATGGAACTAAAGAAAATAATTTAAAAGAAAAACTTAAAAAATTTGGAAGACTTTTTTTCAACGCAACTGTTCTTTCATGAGCAAATAATTTTGGAAAATTGGATCTTGAAAAAATTAAACCAAAAGAAGAAAAGGAAATAAAAAATCTTTTATTAGATATATCAAACATTATTGAACCCACACTAATTGTATTTGATAACATTGAAAGAATTGGAAAATATTCTTGAGAAATACTTAAAGCAATTTTTAAAATATCTCAAATTGATAATTTTTGTTTTATTTTACCAATGAATACTAAAAAATTAAAAGAAAATGAATATGATGTTGATAACGAATATCCTATAGAAAAATATATCGATATTCCTTTTTTTAAATTTAAACAAGATTATTTATCATTTTTAAAAAAATTTGGATTTAAAAACGAAGAAGCAAATTCAATTAATAAAATTTTAAATAAGGAAATAGAAGGACAAAAATTATCAATTAGAGAAGTAGAACAAAGATTTAATAAAGAAAATATTAAAGAAATAGAAAATAAGTATGAAAAAATAAAAAAAATAGTAAATAAAATCTGAGGTTCAGTCGAGGAAGCAAAAAAATATTTATATAATGATTTAGAAGAATTTTATTTAAAAATCATTGAATTAAAAAACAACTATGACGAATTCAAAAAAATAATTATAAAAAAATATTCAATTAAATATAGTAATAATTATGAAAATGAAACAAATAATCTTAATTTATTAGTTGAAAAATTTTATAAATATGAATGAAGTTTTGATTATAAAGATTGATTTAATGATTTTAATGAAGTATTAAAAGAATTAAAAGATTATGAAAAAAGAGATAAAAATAAAATTGAAAAATATGAAAAGGATATAAAAAATAAGAAAATTCAAATAGAAAAGATCAAGGAAAACATATCTAATTTAATAAAATTAAACAAAGAAGAAGAACAAAAAGATTTAGAATTAATAAATTATGTAGAAATTGAAAATTTTAAAAATGCAATTAATAAGCATAATAAGGACATTTTCAATCTTAATAAAGAAATAAGAAATGATTCAATAAATATTGAAAATATCAAGAAAAAACTAATAAATTTAAATTTTTATGATAATTTTAAAAATTTAAGTGATTTGTCCAAAAAATATAAAACTAATGAAAATAATTTATTTAAAAATGTTAACAAATATTTAATAAATATTTTTTTAGAGTTATTAGAAATAAAGGAAAATTTAAATTTATATGAAAAGAATATATTTATAAATAAAATATCAGAAAAAATTTTAAATATTAATTATTAG
- a CDS encoding ROK family protein gives MIKIKDKYNKKDLLLAVDIGGTFIKLAIITRSGLMLDRWKIKTNLSDKGKYIPEEITKEFKDKLKGPKYDGKKAIAMGIGIPGFPALDGTVKFSGNIGWKNYDVKKDLKKWWNDLPIAVHNDCDMAALGEKFIGKARDVDNFVFLTLGTGLGAGVVINGKLYQGSGGTAGEIGHIPIQGFKTRFQCTCGLPECAEPLFSATGIINIYNDIKKNNPQVKSILDGQEINGKKIWDAVRKKDSLAVKSAQEFSEYGGRVLATIAMILNPETIILGGGLAHDNDTLLEYLQPVYKRFTHDFIRETTRIELCNVGNDAGLYGACYSAILLKDQK, from the coding sequence ATGATTAAGATAAAAGATAAATATAATAAAAAAGATCTTTTACTTGCCGTTGATATTGGTGGGACTTTTATTAAATTAGCTATTATTACTAGATCAGGATTGATGCTTGATCGATGAAAAATAAAAACTAATTTAAGTGATAAAGGAAAATATATTCCAGAAGAAATAACAAAAGAATTTAAAGATAAATTAAAAGGTCCTAAATATGATGGGAAAAAAGCAATTGCAATGGGAATTGGAATTCCCGGTTTTCCTGCACTTGATGGAACTGTTAAGTTTTCCGGAAATATTGGATGAAAAAATTACGATGTAAAAAAAGATCTTAAGAAATGATGAAATGATTTACCAATAGCTGTACATAATGATTGTGATATGGCTGCTCTAGGGGAGAAATTTATTGGAAAAGCACGAGATGTTGATAATTTTGTTTTCCTTACTTTAGGAACTGGTCTTGGGGCTGGTGTTGTAATTAATGGAAAATTATATCAAGGTTCAGGGGGAACGGCTGGTGAAATTGGCCATATTCCAATTCAAGGTTTTAAAACAAGATTTCAATGTACTTGTGGATTACCTGAATGTGCTGAACCACTTTTTTCAGCAACTGGTATTATAAATATTTATAATGATATTAAAAAGAATAATCCTCAAGTAAAATCAATTCTTGATGGTCAAGAAATAAATGGAAAAAAGATTTGAGATGCTGTACGAAAAAAAGATTCATTAGCAGTTAAATCTGCACAAGAATTTTCTGAATATGGAGGAAGAGTTCTTGCTACTATTGCAATGATTCTTAATCCAGAAACAATTATTCTTGGTGGTGGTTTAGCACATGATAATGATACTTTATTAGAATATTTGCAACCAGTATATAAAAGATTTACCCATGATTTTATAAGAGAAACAACAAGAATTGAATTATGTAATGTAGGAAATGATGCAGGATTATACGGAGCTTGTTATTCAGCAATTCTTTTAAAAGATCAAAAATAA
- a CDS encoding DNA cytosine methyltransferase: MTNKINGISLFSGAGIGEMYLKDVNIDIKIANELIFSRAKLYTFFYPKTKMIIGDITKKEILDQINFEIKNNNCKFLIATPPCQGMSTLGKKDYENDERNYLIFYVIEIIKNNKFDYIIIENVPKFLNFLFPYNNNFYTIFSILIQEFGDIYNIKKFILNSCNYGVSQNRSRAFIKMWKKNLNWFNHSESKEINLKEAIGFLPSLESGESSNIKWHYAKKHNDRDILAMKHTSTGKSALKNDFYYPKKINGEAIKGFHNTYKRMHWNKPSPARTMNSGNIGGHNNVHPGRLLSDGTYSDARVLTLRELFIISSLPPDLDLPNWCTDTFIRNIIGEAIPPKFLKEIIKGIKK, from the coding sequence ATGACAAATAAGATAAATGGTATTTCTTTGTTTTCTGGTGCTGGTATAGGAGAGATGTATTTAAAAGATGTTAATATAGATATTAAAATAGCGAATGAATTAATTTTCTCAAGAGCTAAATTGTATACTTTTTTTTATCCAAAAACAAAAATGATTATTGGCGATATTACTAAAAAAGAAATATTAGATCAAATAAATTTTGAGATAAAAAATAATAATTGCAAATTTTTAATTGCTACTCCTCCTTGTCAAGGAATGAGTACTTTGGGCAAAAAAGATTATGAAAATGATGAAAGAAATTATTTAATTTTTTATGTAATTGAAATTATAAAAAATAATAAATTTGACTATATAATTATAGAAAATGTTCCAAAATTTTTAAATTTTTTGTTTCCTTATAATAATAATTTTTATACAATATTTAGCATTTTAATTCAGGAATTTGGAGATATATATAATATAAAAAAATTTATTTTAAATTCTTGTAATTATGGCGTTTCACAAAACAGATCAAGAGCATTTATAAAAATGTGAAAAAAAAATCTTAATTGATTTAATCATAGTGAATCAAAAGAAATAAATCTTAAAGAAGCAATAGGATTTTTGCCAAGTCTAGAATCTGGTGAATCATCAAATATTAAGTGACATTATGCAAAAAAACATAATGATAGAGATATATTAGCTATGAAGCATACTTCAACTGGTAAGTCTGCTTTAAAAAACGATTTTTATTATCCCAAAAAAATTAACGGGGAAGCAATTAAAGGATTTCATAATACTTATAAAAGAATGCATTGAAATAAACCTTCTCCAGCAAGAACAATGAATTCGGGTAATATAGGAGGTCATAATAATGTACATCCTGGTCGATTACTTTCAGATGGTACATATTCTGATGCTCGTGTTTTAACATTAAGAGAATTATTTATAATTAGTTCACTACCTCCAGATTTAGATTTACCAAATTGATGTACAGATACTTTTATTAGAAATATTATAGGAGAAGCAATTCCTCCTAAATTTTTAAAAGAAATTATTAAAGGAATTAAAAAATAA
- a CDS encoding DNA methyltransferase: MQTKTNNYKNELHSICTYLAMFPHNIPNEYIKKYTNKGDTVYDPFSGRGTTILESLLLERKAIGNDLAPLAYVLTKSKTINYSLDKIIKRVNKLKNEYIKWSNINKIDLEQKDFKDVKYFYSKYNLNQLFFLREKIGKNYRKLDQIDNFILAIALGLMHGQIRKDNSTIYFSISMPNGYSMSPNYVKNYKNKYNLILPKTDIFEQIINRIIVKLKNNKINNLKFKSKIFNEDALKSSEFIKNKKPKLIFTSPPYLNAVNYVEQNWLRYWLLGFNKEENKKIKLDDKHNKENYKNFLKKFLIEMKKILDPNGTMIIVIGDLENKKIQIDKIMREIILDIKNLKLLERMKKEKNNLKLSRQMGKAKVGKLINYDWYFIIERI; encoded by the coding sequence ATGCAAACAAAAACAAATAACTATAAAAATGAATTACATTCAATTTGCACTTATTTAGCAATGTTTCCTCACAATATTCCGAATGAATATATAAAAAAATATACTAACAAAGGAGATACTGTATATGATCCCTTCTCTGGAAGAGGAACAACAATATTAGAATCATTACTTTTAGAAAGAAAAGCAATAGGAAATGATTTAGCTCCTTTAGCTTATGTTTTAACAAAATCAAAAACAATTAATTATAGTTTAGATAAAATAATAAAAAGAGTAAATAAATTAAAAAATGAATATATAAAATGAAGTAATATTAATAAAATAGATTTAGAACAAAAAGATTTTAAGGATGTTAAATATTTTTATAGTAAGTATAATTTAAATCAATTATTTTTCTTAAGAGAAAAAATAGGTAAAAATTATAGAAAATTAGATCAAATTGATAATTTTATTTTAGCAATTGCTTTAGGTTTAATGCACGGACAAATTAGAAAGGATAATTCAACAATTTATTTTTCAATATCTATGCCCAATGGATATTCAATGTCTCCTAATTATGTAAAAAATTATAAAAATAAATATAATTTAATTCTTCCTAAAACTGATATTTTTGAGCAAATAATTAATAGAATAATAGTAAAACTTAAAAATAATAAAATAAATAATCTTAAATTTAAATCTAAAATATTTAATGAAGATGCTTTAAAATCAAGTGAATTTATAAAAAACAAAAAACCAAAATTAATATTTACATCTCCTCCATATTTAAATGCAGTTAATTATGTAGAACAAAATTGATTAAGATATTGATTATTAGGATTTAATAAAGAAGAAAATAAAAAAATAAAACTTGATGATAAACATAATAAAGAAAATTACAAAAATTTTTTAAAAAAATTTTTAATTGAAATGAAAAAAATATTGGATCCTAACGGAACAATGATAATTGTAATTGGAGATTTAGAAAATAAAAAAATTCAAATTGATAAAATAATGAGAGAAATAATTTTGGATATAAAAAATTTAAAATTATTGGAAAGAATGAAAAAGGAAAAAAATAATTTAAAATTAAGTAGACAAATGGGAAAAGCAAAAGTAGGCAAATTAATAAATTATGATTGATATTTTATAATAGAAAGAATATAA
- a CDS encoding DNA cytosine methyltransferase — protein sequence MNLVKINALSLFSGAGIAEFGFKNTKVKIILSNELIPIRNKVHEYWHPNTKTICGDITDENIKNKIINESIKKKIDFIFATPPCQGISLIGKNKSNDQMIADKRNYLIFDTFEIIDKLKPSFVLIENVSRFFKIKFIINNELLGIKEIIINKYKKEYNIEFDIFNAKNFGVPQHRERAIIRMWKKKFRWIDPKSEKIITVWDSISNLPSLESGQKSNIKNHNARNHIASHIEIMKHTPTGKSAFDNKFYYPKNKKTGEKLKGYMATYKRINWNKPSPTITMRNDCISSQSNVHPGRLLSDGTYSDARVLTLRELFILSSLDPNLNVPKFVSDIQIRNMIGESVPPLLINKILKGIKYNDK from the coding sequence ATGAATTTAGTTAAAATTAATGCCTTATCATTGTTTTCTGGTGCTGGAATAGCTGAGTTTGGCTTTAAAAATACAAAAGTAAAAATTATTTTGTCGAATGAATTAATTCCAATAAGAAATAAAGTGCATGAATATTGACATCCAAATACCAAAACAATATGTGGGGATATAACAGATGAAAATATTAAAAATAAAATTATTAATGAATCAATTAAAAAGAAAATTGATTTTATATTTGCCACTCCTCCTTGTCAAGGAATAAGTTTAATAGGGAAAAATAAGTCAAATGATCAGATGATCGCAGATAAGAGAAATTATTTAATATTTGATACTTTTGAAATAATTGATAAATTAAAACCTTCCTTTGTTTTGATAGAAAATGTTTCTAGATTTTTTAAGATAAAATTCATTATAAATAATGAATTATTAGGAATTAAAGAAATAATTATTAATAAATATAAAAAGGAATACAATATTGAATTTGATATATTTAATGCAAAAAATTTTGGTGTTCCTCAGCATAGAGAAAGAGCAATAATAAGAATGTGAAAAAAAAAATTTCGATGAATTGATCCTAAATCAGAAAAAATAATAACAGTATGAGATTCTATATCTAATCTTCCTAGTTTGGAATCCGGACAAAAATCAAACATTAAAAATCACAATGCTCGGAATCATATAGCATCTCATATTGAAATTATGAAACATACTCCTACTGGAAAATCTGCTTTTGATAACAAATTTTATTATCCTAAAAATAAAAAAACAGGAGAAAAATTAAAAGGTTATATGGCCACATATAAAAGAATTAATTGGAATAAACCTTCTCCAACTATTACTATGAGAAATGATTGTATTTCATCTCAAAGTAATGTTCATCCTGGCCGATTACTTTCAGATGGCACATACTCTGATGCACGTGTTTTAACTTTAAGAGAACTATTTATTTTAAGTAGTTTAGATCCCAATTTAAATGTCCCAAAATTTGTTTCTGATATTCAGATACGAAATATGATAGGAGAATCTGTTCCTCCATTATTAATAAATAAAATTTTAAAAGGGATAAAATATAATGACAAATAA
- a CDS encoding RpiB/LacA/LacB family sugar-phosphate isomerase has translation MKIFIVSKDRFQGYSNNLKNYLEKRLRKDVEIFLFEDELAYLKKVTEISRKIVEKNGEDRLITIDESGGLGFAASAKVKKMIVAQCADEHSAHMTREHNNAMGIALGANITSIYLAKEIARLFLETKFAAGRHMIRIDMLNKLA, from the coding sequence ATGAAGATTTTTATTGTAAGTAAAGATAGATTTCAAGGTTATTCTAATAATCTGAAAAACTATTTAGAAAAAAGATTAAGAAAAGATGTTGAAATCTTTCTATTTGAAGATGAACTTGCTTACTTAAAAAAAGTAACAGAGATAAGCAGAAAAATAGTAGAAAAAAATGGAGAAGACCGATTGATTACAATTGATGAATCTGGTGGTCTTGGTTTTGCAGCTTCTGCAAAAGTAAAAAAAATGATCGTAGCACAATGTGCTGATGAACATTCAGCACATATGACTAGAGAACATAATAATGCAATGGGGATTGCACTAGGGGCGAATATTACAAGTATTTATCTTGCAAAAGAAATTGCGAGACTCTTTTTAGAAACAAAATTTGCGGCTGGAAGACATATGATAAGAATAGATATGCTCAATAAATTAGCGTAA
- a CDS encoding class II fructose-bisphosphate aldolase, with product MPLVKGKILIKDAIKRNYAIPAFGIVNLEGAKAAIEAAEELNAPIILQTTEGGINYAGHEELAAIAIASAKKAKVPVAVHLDHGRNIEYHKRSLELGYTSLMIDGSTLPFDENIKITNKVKSLIKDQDISLEAELGMIGGKEDDIEEEADHFTKVEDAIKFINNTNIDMLAIACGTSHGFYVKEPKINISLIKEIYDKTKKPLVLHGGTGVPLNQITKAVQAGIRKANFDSELKKAIICGILEYMYKNPDAFDLRKIFQEGINQAKEVAKSKIKAVQADGKNWLR from the coding sequence ATGCCACTTGTAAAAGGAAAAATTTTAATAAAAGATGCAATAAAAAGAAATTATGCGATTCCTGCTTTTGGAATAGTAAATTTAGAAGGAGCTAAAGCAGCAATAGAAGCTGCAGAAGAATTAAATGCTCCAATCATTTTACAAACAACAGAAGGAGGAATAAATTATGCTGGTCATGAAGAATTAGCAGCAATTGCAATTGCGAGTGCAAAAAAAGCAAAAGTTCCTGTTGCTGTTCATTTAGATCATGGAAGAAATATTGAATATCATAAAAGATCATTAGAACTTGGATATACTTCCCTTATGATAGATGGTTCTACATTACCATTTGACGAAAATATTAAAATTACAAATAAAGTAAAATCATTAATAAAAGATCAAGATATATCATTAGAAGCAGAACTTGGAATGATAGGCGGAAAAGAAGATGATATCGAAGAAGAAGCTGATCATTTTACAAAAGTAGAAGATGCTATTAAATTTATTAATAATACCAATATTGATATGCTAGCTATTGCTTGTGGTACTAGTCACGGTTTTTATGTAAAAGAACCTAAAATAAATATCTCTTTAATTAAAGAGATATATGATAAAACAAAAAAACCACTAGTATTACATGGCGGAACAGGAGTTCCTTTAAATCAAATTACTAAAGCTGTACAAGCAGGAATAAGAAAAGCTAATTTTGATAGCGAACTTAAAAAAGCAATTATCTGTGGAATATTAGAATATATGTATAAAAATCCTGATGCTTTTGATCTTAGAAAGATCTTCCAAGAAGGAATTAATCAAGCAAAAGAAGTAGCAAAAAGTAAGATAAAAGCTGTACAAGCAGATGGAAAAAATTGATTAAGATAA
- a CDS encoding RpiB/LacA/LacB family sugar-phosphate isomerase, which produces MKIALGCDHIVTDIKDKLKEKLTKDGHQVIDVGTYDFVRTHYPIFGQNAAELVVNKKADIAVIICGTGVGISNSAQKVKGARVALVRDLTQARFARKQYDANIIAFGGKITGLGIIEEAIDIFIRTKFRGDRKVVEYLDSIVKEYKEVSFAKELKDWDEGKYHD; this is translated from the coding sequence ATGAAGATAGCATTAGGTTGTGATCATATCGTAACTGATATTAAAGACAAATTAAAAGAAAAATTAACAAAAGATGGACATCAAGTAATTGATGTTGGAACATATGACTTCGTAAGAACGCATTATCCAATTTTTGGACAAAATGCAGCAGAATTAGTTGTAAATAAAAAAGCTGATATAGCTGTAATTATTTGTGGTACAGGAGTTGGAATTTCAAATTCTGCACAAAAAGTAAAAGGAGCAAGAGTTGCTCTTGTAAGGGATTTAACACAAGCAAGATTTGCACGTAAACAATACGATGCAAATATTATTGCTTTTGGTGGCAAAATAACAGGATTAGGGATAATCGAAGAGGCGATTGATATTTTTATTAGAACTAAATTTAGAGGAGATCGTAAAGTTGTTGAATATCTAGATTCAATTGTAAAAGAATATAAAGAAGTTTCTTTTGCAAAAGAATTAAAAGATTGAGATGAAGGAAAATATCATGATTAA
- a CDS encoding DNA/RNA helicase domain-containing protein, whose amino-acid sequence MNLKEIYSVERDNLSIFNQKMKMEEIYFSDNGINLEEIDSIKKFLEDINSFNDLEEKKEYFYKEVMLCFNDIYLNQEFDFFKYGEHEILDIEIKNFNKENKKEVKKKLKSQLINKNNHLKKISNKQNKKLIIYGILYNKNDNENSYYFLSDGNLKKIEKNKFLKEILNLESNSEDNKWLKYNYIYSKINLFDDFENFNNGNYLLNESQKCAICKIKNWIKENKKWILIKGDPGTGKSLILHHLAKEKEFKKSKIVFLGSKLYDFHENWNKENLPEIYQGKDILGYPKKILNEWNPRYDLINNIEFIFIDEFQRIEKKQFENLKKMMKKNKNIKIILFLSENQLLGNNSNEDIDEIIENIKSSLSFKDCKLKNSIRTNKLFLHFWNLLKITEEKLAKLINVKSFIKDQNNIKFDFEELIYFYENLNFYLYNPGFLDKYKQKADSTLITYLQETNLLNEDKVNIDLTRLNLGKEYESVNIIFDSNIFLSNELNKIFKNYKDDEIDNNRILFVNKENNYSDFKKIQKENIKNWREMYINITRTSKRLNIYVENKFVLEFLLKYKNIFFLKLFNYKTEKIFQK is encoded by the coding sequence ATGAATTTAAAAGAAATATATTCAGTAGAGCGGGACAATTTATCTATTTTTAATCAAAAAATGAAAATGGAAGAAATATATTTTAGTGACAATGGAATAAATTTAGAAGAAATTGATTCTATTAAAAAGTTTTTAGAAGATATTAATTCTTTTAATGATTTAGAAGAAAAAAAAGAATATTTTTATAAAGAAGTAATGTTATGTTTTAATGATATTTATTTAAATCAAGAATTTGATTTTTTTAAATATGGGGAACATGAAATATTAGATATTGAAATTAAAAATTTTAATAAAGAAAATAAAAAAGAGGTAAAAAAAAAATTAAAATCACAATTAATTAATAAAAATAACCATTTAAAAAAAATATCAAATAAGCAAAATAAAAAATTAATTATTTATGGAATTTTATACAATAAAAATGATAATGAAAATTCTTATTATTTTTTATCTGATGGTAATTTAAAAAAAATTGAAAAAAATAAATTTTTAAAAGAAATTTTAAATTTAGAATCTAATTCGGAAGATAATAAATGATTAAAATATAATTACATCTATTCAAAAATAAATTTATTTGATGATTTTGAAAATTTTAATAATGGGAATTATTTATTAAATGAATCTCAAAAATGTGCAATTTGTAAAATTAAAAATTGAATTAAAGAAAATAAAAAATGAATACTTATAAAAGGAGATCCCGGAACAGGAAAATCTTTGATTCTTCATCATTTAGCAAAAGAAAAGGAATTTAAAAAATCTAAAATTGTTTTTTTGGGTTCAAAATTGTATGATTTTCATGAAAATTGAAATAAAGAAAATTTACCAGAAATTTATCAAGGTAAAGATATTTTAGGATATCCTAAAAAAATATTAAATGAATGAAACCCTAGATATGATTTAATAAATAATATTGAATTTATTTTTATAGATGAATTTCAAAGAATTGAAAAGAAACAATTTGAAAATTTGAAAAAAATGATGAAAAAAAATAAAAATATTAAAATTATTTTATTTTTAAGTGAAAATCAATTGTTAGGAAATAATTCAAATGAAGATATTGATGAAATAATTGAAAATATAAAAAGTTCACTTTCTTTTAAGGATTGCAAATTAAAAAATTCCATAAGAACAAATAAATTATTCCTTCATTTTTGAAATTTATTGAAAATAACAGAAGAAAAATTAGCGAAATTAATAAATGTTAAATCATTTATAAAAGATCAAAATAATATTAAATTTGATTTTGAAGAATTAATTTACTTTTATGAAAATTTAAATTTTTACTTATATAATCCTGGATTTTTAGATAAATATAAACAAAAAGCAGATTCTACATTAATTACATATTTACAAGAGACAAATTTATTAAATGAAGATAAAGTTAATATTGATTTAACTCGTTTAAATCTTGGGAAAGAGTATGAAAGCGTAAACATTATTTTTGATTCAAATATATTTCTTTCAAATGAGTTAAATAAAATTTTCAAAAATTATAAAGATGATGAAATTGATAATAATAGAATCCTTTTTGTAAATAAAGAAAATAATTATTCTGATTTTAAAAAAATTCAAAAGGAAAATATTAAAAATTGAAGAGAAATGTATATCAATATAACAAGAACTTCAAAAAGATTAAATATATATGTTGAAAATAAATTTGTTTTAGAATTTTTATTAAAATACAAAAATATATTTTTTTTAAAATTATTTAATTATAAGACGGAAAAAATTTTTCAAAAATAA